The Zea mays cultivar B73 chromosome 7, Zm-B73-REFERENCE-NAM-5.0, whole genome shotgun sequence DNA segment AAGATCACCCCTAcggcattatattaagaagacctcttgcaggtcgagaaaacccccaatggccccacccatacacagcggcatcaTAGCCCATATGTGGGAACGACCGAGACCAAGGCTGGGTCTTAGACATATGCTTTGGCGTGGAACAGACAAGGGAatttttttaaccacaacctaaaattcgctcccacggggagtccccaggacctgaggagtgcaactcaaaccacctaaccaactcaactAGAGGCCATATTTGGGTCTAACTTAATGGATTGATGCAGTATACCACGCTACTCTGCCGCAAAATTGTACAATGCCGGCAATCAGGTTTTGTTACAATCCTGTTCCCCAGCTGATCATAATCTCTTCAGAAGTATGTTACAAACAATACATAATCTCAAATGTTCGGAGTTCAGACAAGAACGTCATTTGAAGTTCTAATGGGATCCCATTTGTTCTTGACAGAGTCTCACCTAAACTCTCAAATGACAAATATTAGAGTTTAAGAACAAGACAAAACCAGTATGTGACATATTAGTTTACCTTTTCACATATAAGTGACCTGGCAACAGCTTCCAGAGTTTGAGGTTCTGGTAATGAAGAAATGTTTTTCCCAGTTGCTGTAATATAAGCTCTCCATTCTGACAACCAAGATGAAGGAACCAAATAATATTTTTGACCAGGATGAAGCGCAAAGCTTTTCCCAGATATCAACTTTTCATGGTTCTGTCGTTGCTTGAGTTTCACTGCTCTGGAAGTCATAAAGATGCATAAAAAATGCATATTAGATATAAATGTTTTAGTGCATAACTCAATATCTAGAATTTATTTTCTAACTTCATACCTAAGATTAACCTCCACAGAAGCAACATCAGACAATTCTCGGCTGCAGGTTTCACATGGATGACTATCTGATGGAAAAGTCACTGTATCATCAGCCTTCTTCTCATGGACTGTTTGGTAGAGAAATAGCCAGAGGATCTCTGGTACAGATACCCGTTTTGCCCCTGGAGCATGTTCTGGCAGAAAATCCCCATGGCAACATCTTAAAGCACTTGTTGGTCCGTTATCCCCATCAGAAGGGATATCAGCATTTTTTCTACGCAGCCAATGAGTCAACCTAGGagtaaaaacagaaaaaaaatcaGCATAACCATACCCGCAGCAGGTGTGCACACAACAGAGGGCTAATTCATGGTGAGATGTGCTTAGTGCAAGGTTGAACAAATGACAAACCGCAAGGTAAACTTAAATCAGCTAAGGTTTAACAGTTCATTCAAGAAAAACATAACAAAATGTAGAAAGAGGGATATTTAATCATGATCAGCTTTTTGAAATAACCTCTAAAAGGTTGAAATATAAACATAAAGTTGGGGTGTACATATAACATATCATGAATATTAATCTTGCATTGACACGCTGGTCTACAGTGCATGAACTCAAAAAAGAATCGAAGGGCTATAAGGCGCACAGTTCATATAAAGGCAAGCAGTAGCAAAAAAAATCTCAATCATAGGGCAGACTCCCCCTCAGGCTGTAGATGAGGGCAGAAATCCTAAGCACCAAAAATATTATCTTACACATATAGCAATAGACAAATACTCTGGATAGTTAGGCAAGAACTATTCCTTAATCCTTATCCGTTGTGGCATACAGCTTATGCATAGTTAACTACAGCTCCAAAAGAGAACACAGATAACTATACAGAAGCAAGATCAGAAATCAAGAGAAGGTTGCACTTCGCATACCATGTCTTTGAGATAAAGTAAGAAGGACCATCTGGACAATTACCAGCAAGTGCTGCTTCTGCGAGTGTTTTCAATGATGCTCTTCGTTCACGGTAAACATCAGCAGATACTGCACTTTTTGCCCCGTCTTTAAGACACTCCATGCAAAAATCGTCACTGTTCAATATAGGTCCCCCTCCATACTTGAATTATTGCAATGACAACCAAAGAAAAGTCGTCAATATTATGACACAATCATTACAATATGAGTGCAACAACTAATGTGATGCTTTGGACGTACAGAAAACCATTTAACTTTAATGCAAGTCAAAATTATAGGAAGTGCAAACCAAGATCTAGGAAAGTTCCATACTTTCGAATGTAATTTCTGCCAAGCTACAGATGATAACCGCTTCATTGATGTGACTTTAGATGCTGGAACCTTTCCATGTTCACATTGAATTGCACCATTGTCGATGGAACTGCAGGAAACAAGCCACAACTGTAAAAACACGATTTTTCAATTCAGCAAGGAATAAAGAAAGGCCAACCAGTTGCTGCGTAAAAGCAATTAATATTCCAGTGCCATCAACTTTCTTTGCACCAAATATAAGTCCTATGAGAATCCCTGCAGCATGATCTAAGTCCTATGAGGATCCCTGCAGCATGATCTAAGTCCTATGAGGATCCCTGCAGCATGATTGTCCAAGTGATGGCAGCTGTACCACAGGGAAAGCTAGAAGAAAAAGATAGTGGAGACTGGAGAGATTGTGGTTTATTATTTGCTTCATGCAAGCAGCGTGAACCCAATTGGCATATATGAGTTCAACCCTTCATAAACAGTGTCTACTACATATAACTCAATCAGAATTAAATGATCTTACCCAACTTACTTGATGCAAACTATTAAAAATATACTGTTTACTATTGGTACAGCCACAGCTTGCGACAATAGTTCAGGTGTAGTGTTGTTTCATTGTTTGTTGCATTTGAAAAAAAAAATTACCATTATTGAGTATTGACTCCATGAAAAACCACCAACCATAGCATTCCAACATCACAAATGTTGCCATGCAAGCTAAGGATGCTCATGACTAAAGGGAAACATACTGATATCCAATCAAACATCCTTTGGCACTGAACATAATATTCAAAATTCAATCACAAAACAGAAAAAGGTGATCAAAGAAGTATCACACACTAAACCAACCTTATCTAAACAAACTATGAGAAAAGGCGGTTTTAATGTAACAGGAACAAAGTTGGCGACTAGTAGTACTGATTGGAGCTTCAAGATCAGTTAGCCCATTCCATATAACCATGGTAAATAAGTAGTGCTGAATAATATTAAATAAACCCAATCAAATATTAAATACTGACTTATTAGATGGTCGGTGCAGTCGGATTTAGATAAAAATTCATGTAATGGGTGTAGTCAGATACTTTTGTTTGTGATACAAATCACACTATCTTTTAGGTTTAAATGCTCATTTTATTATCATTTAGCAGATGAACTGGCCCTTACCATAAACAGTATGCTTACCAATACAAAGTGTGATGGAATAAGTCATGTGGTCTTCGTGTGGAGGACAGTCCGCACAGCATCTCTGCTGTAggacagcagcaacagcagttcTTGACTGCAAGGACTGCGGCAGACAGCACAgcagcagtcttttgactgcaAGGACAGCGTGCTGCAGGCATCCACTTTTTATTTTCCAGCTTTTGGAGGACAGCAGCTTGCTCAGTTTTTCTTTTGACTAGAGTACAACAGCACCTAGTGGTTAGTGCAGTTTGTAGGACAGCATATTCGCAACTCTAGGAAGCATATGCTGCAGCCCCTTGGTCTATAAATATGTATCCCAACCCTTAGacgggtatggcattgtgtagtgtttgaggaaataaacagaaaattgccccaactcatagtgtcatcctcttgatgagagttagagtccctctacttacaaagTGGTGTTACAAAGTAGATGCTAAAACTTTTCATGGCACTTACACAAATAACTGTGTTGTTATGGTAATCTTAAACTTCAAAAAATAGTGCATTTCAATGTAGAAGGGGGACAAAGAATAAACTTACGAGGGGGGAGTAATATTATCTGCCCACTGACGAAGCCAGTCTGTTGAGATCCAAAAATATGAATCATCTCCTGGGCCTGCAGGTGcttctgtcagaacagattttacTTCTTGACGCCTCTCTGTTATATATGCCAAATGGCTGTCCTTCTTGCTTTGGTATTCCACACACAATTTTGTATATGATGCATTTAGTTCATTAATTTCATCTAGAAGATGGTGTGGAAGTAAATCATTATTTATCTCCACAATTTTATTGCTTTCAGTGGGATTGACATCCTTAGTGATACATTTGTACATCAGCATATAAGCATCGGTAGATGAAAACATCTCCCCCATGGTAGAACTAGGCGCTGCCTCATGGTGGCCATTATTATTATTGTTTGTGACAGAACCTTCTGTGGAGGTATTTTGGGACTTCTGATCATCTTTGTTTGATGCCTTTCCTGGTTTTTCACCAAAAGGATGCAAACCAAGTTTGGATACAGTCTCATCATCAAACTCCCACCATTGCCCATTGCTTTCATCTTTTATATGTGCCACATAGTGTCCACTGTTAGCACCAGTACCCTTGTGAATTAAAATAGCAGACAAGGCATAAGTGCAACTAGATGAAGGCTCTGATAATCGTTTTCCCAAATCAAGTTGTCCTGGGAAACTGAATGTTGAAGAAATTTTTTTCTTTGTTGTTGTCTGGCAATGAGAAAAGATAGAAAAAACTTCACAAAAAAGGAGAAGAATGCACAGGACTAAAGAAATGTGAAAGGAACATTTTACAATCAAGGTATATTACCTTCGGGAGGAATACATAACGCTTCAGTTGAAAATTGACAACTGGAGGAAGTGATCGAAGTTTTATACAACGAGTGGCATCTACCCTTTTTTGACATGACTCACAAAAGTATTGATTCTCCCCATCCAGTGCTTCCTCGCTAAAGTACTCATTCAGACTTTCTTCCAAATTATTTAAACCTTTGATATTCAATTCCAGCTCATAAAAGTCCTCCATTTTTGAAGATGCTGCAGATTCCTTTCCACATGACGAGCACCTTAAGGGATGATGGTTAAACATCAGTCCCCCACAAATTACACCAGTAACTTGTCCAATTCAGCAGTATGGAAATAACAAGCTAAAGCATAGCCAACATTGAGCACATTAACATAATGTAGCACATGCCACAAAATGGGACTCCTGAGTGCTGATCATTTTGCTTGACCTATTTCGACAACTCAACAGTACAATATGAACAGTATAAGTTTTGATTTCATGTGCTCAGGACCATGATCAGCAAATATTCGCTTTGATGTAGAAGTGCTATGAAAGTGAACAACATAGAAGGCAAAGAACTTGCCAGTGACAATGCAGGCATCTGCTTAATTTCTTTCTAACTAAGCATATATGTTATCAATACAGTCACAGAGCCCTGAAACTAAAAGTCTTCCCTTGGCATGCTTCTCTGAGCACCAAATACAGCAAATAGGAATCTAGTTCATCAGAAGCATTGTCAGGTTTATTGGTTATGAGAAAAGTTAACCAGGTAGCGAGCCTAGATTCATGGCAAAGCATCTTACTGCATTGTCAGAACTACATTGTCGAAGAACAGAGCTAGTTGAGCAAACGACAGCTAAAAACATAATTATGCGAAATATTGCTAATAAAAATCTTTTCTAGCATCTTAAAAGAAGCCATGGTGCTAGCTCGAACGACATAAATATGGAAACAGCAGTGTCATATAGGACTCAACCAAAATAGAGTAGCATGGCCAAGCAGTAAGCTTTCAAAGACAGCGTTCTCCTGAACAACAATAGAATATCTTCTGAAGCAGATGGTATTTTTTTCCCAACTGCTATTGCCTGAATGGTGTTATGGGTAGCTTGATTTTCTATCAATCAAAATCGAAGTCAAAACAACTAAGAAGTACAAACATACTTCAAATGCATATTCCATACCTTGTTACATGTGATACGCTGCCGCAAAACAGATTTTGCACGATTGTTCTGGCTCCAGGAACCTTGGAATGACTTAACGATTGCTCGAGCAGAGACAGAAACAAAGTGAGAAATTCATGGCTGTCCTGCTGGACACCATTGTCTAATTCCAGTGTCTTAATAAAAGGCGCTGAATCAATGAATAACATTTTGCTTGAGTGTAGCTGTGCAAACAACCGTGCTAGCTGATCCAGAACAGGATGCTTCTCCAAAACGTCCAGCTCCAAAGAGAAAATGCCTGAGCGGAATGCAATGTTCATGTAAAGGCACTGAAGTATGCTATTTGCATAACAGGTTGCACCCAGGTTAGTCAATCCAGCAGGCGTATCAGTGGAATCGCGGAGGTCCTTGGATGGATTGGGGCCGAGACCACGAACCATTTCCTGCATTTTCTGCCAGAGGCCAGTCTTCCGAACCCCATTGGCAGCAGGGATCAACCCACAGAAACAATTTGGGGAATCCTTAGTATTGCCATGGCAGCCATGGCAAGGCGGTTTCCACACCATGTAAAGCTGGCAGATATCGTCTTTCGAGATATCACCGGCGGAGTGTATCTTCCTGCGAAATTAGTAGCCAGAAACCAAAAATGGGCAGCATAAACAATGTGCCACTTCTAAAACCACCGCTATCTGACAAAAAAACTAGTGCCATGCATACTTGAAAACAGCCGCAGACGGATTAATGGATTCATCAGATCGTGGCCTCTTGCTCTTGTTGCGAGTGTTGGGCCTGCTCATCAGGGGCGGACCTAGTATAGGACATGGATCAGATCCGAACCAGGGGCAAAACCAGTGAAGGACATGGATGTACACATGTAAACCAGAtatttttttgcaaaaaaaaaaattaATTCAGTAGGCATAAAAGATGCATGGCTAGATCAGATCCGAATAAAAATAGCCAAATAGCTTCGTATGTTAGGGTTTGGGTGCTCAGTTTCGCACAACAGGCAAGGTAAAAGAAGGGGTGGGCAAACCTGATGGTTGCTCGTCACCAGCAAAGAGTCCCACAGAGACCTCGCTTaggtcggcggcggcggctcgtCGCCACGAGACAGAGGGTAGGCGCCGGCGGTGTCCAAAGTCGCCACGAGAGCGCACGCCTCACGCTAGGTGAACGGGAGAAAAAAAAATAGTGCGAAATTTGCTGTGCCAGTGGGCCTCCAACAAACCTGCTACCCTACGTGTCTTTTTTCCATTTTATATTTAAAAATAATCCAAATTTCAATTTTATATATCGATTTCTAAGGTCATGTTTGTTTGAACTGCATGTTGCAATGTCCTATATATACGTCATTTAAATCTCTAGATCTGTTATTCTCCGCTGAAAGCTTCAGGTTTTAAGCTAAAAaactgcccaaaagttgaaacacACGTGACCTAAATTTTGCATTTATAGGTAGTAGGTACCTGCCGTGTATGAGGGGGGCGACAGGAACCTGTTGCTGCCCATTGGGTTGGCGCCAGGTCTCTAGCCACCATGCTACGAGGCCATTGGTGCCCACCCACGTATATAATTTTATCTCCAAAGTTTGTCTatcatgtaatctttttcatttaaattaGAGCTAAGAAAGACGTAAGTGTTGAGATAGTGTCTGTTTGGCACAAAAAGAGCCAGCGGACGGTCTGGCcctggagccggacggtccgcagtccggacagtccgcgcctgtgggccggacggtctgcgcctgcgcagagtagattagggttccgagttttgtgctatatttgttggctagatttgcagAATTAGCTCGGAATGCAGTCGTGTTGTTGAGCACCGAATTGagcctgcggacggtccggccctgaggccggacggtccgcggtccagacagtccgcgcctgggggccggactgtccacgcgtgcgcagagcagattagggttccgagttttgtgttacggttgttagctaaaatcacgggaaaagctcggaaattagtttgtaaagggtccagcccccctcctctataaatagagaggtatacggccgatttggaatcaacaatcgaatcaatacaacatctatttcgcattttatcctaggagtagttctagtctagtttaggtttagccactcgatccccaaattctccgcctctcctcgactctacgtcgattagaggagtctaggtcggcctacccgagcctagacaacccctaggatctctcctccccgacggggtccctcccgggagcgagatccaggcgccgccggcgatcttccgccgcccctgcgtacgcgcggaccgtccggccctagggcgcggaccgtccggtcgtcaggcaggaatccctagcccctgcgccaggtcgcggaccgtccggccccgtgccgcggaccgtccgcgcctgaccagagagcaccgccgcctcacgccaggtcgcggaccgtccggccccaggccgcggaccgtccgcgcctgaccagagagcaccaccgccggttcttcttgagtatttggcgctccaaaaaggcgtcaacatacttttttggcgactccgctggggacaacacatatagacctatcaaatcggccctcaatggctggttcaaaggatagctctgaggtttccaccagcaatatcatcacaccgacataggaagccttgccggctgaagaacagctcctgttcgaggagcgccaggagcagctgatccaagaagcaaaggcgaagttcctggctgacttcaaagtggacaggaacaacaaagtcgttcggcaacgggcgacagatctggcttcgctccgacctactacgattaccccaaatgtaagtagcaccaacgaactccaatctcttaaagcttacatagacgaacagcgagaacagatgcaaaatatcataggggttatgcaaaacgattgtaggagactagtacgtgcatttgataaatctagtgtagcaaattttccttcacacgaggttgaattaggagataatatacgtaatacatcggttagaggttgtcacgaccagtcacaacccccttatgggatgccgatggacacgtaccctgagcaaacgcaaatcggtagtaaaccagccgatctacacgtgtccggaccatccgcccgcgagcgcggaccgtccgggtcagccgcagccgggcccatttttaatgagttacctagacacgcacccgagccaccacatagggcAACCGAatttaaactacccagtcggacggtccgcatacaacgacagacggtccgcacataattacggacggtccgggccaatgtccggacagtccgcatatGACCTTTTTGAGGAAGATTGTTACTTGAATCCTCACccatcccagcaacacttcccatcacaatatgcaatgcaccagcccattaattcaagacctagagcccaggaaagctttccggccccacctaaaaggccggaaagaaacgatcaaacatatgagacatatagggcaaatggaaatgcaccacgtagctcaaaccaatggggagaacgacaacatactaacatgcaaccaaccccacctatgtttgaccagagagccggtggtcttgcaccggctgccattgatatagtgagggaagaaatagccggggcgttccaagataagctcggagtaagcatgatcccaggggggcaatcatatcggaagccttatgacagccgatttgatcaccacccatacccacagggaaccaggatacccgagtttgcaaagttttcgggtgaccaaggaaagagcacgcgtgagcacataagccagttcctagcacaattaggagaattggccgacaccgaagcattccgtgtgcgtttattttcattatccttaatagggactgcattcacatggtatgccacgctccctcctaattccattttgtcatggggagacttagagcaaaaatttcatgaacatttcttctctggtgattatgagctagatttagtagacttagtgaccctacgacaagaaaaggatgaatcggttagtgattatatccggagattccaggatacgagaaaccgatgctttcaaattcatttaacagaaaaacaactggcgggaatagcctttgatggattgcgctattatttaaaagagagattagaaggcatccagttctttactctagcacaattacatcagagagcttcggtttgtgaaagccgaagcaaagaactagtcagaacggttcatcataatgtccctatagtagaacacaatcaaagtagttcggacgatgaaccaaagaaagtttacactgccgaaatagtttggcccgagcaggccaaatcttcggcttgctcctccttgctgtcagttcaaaaggaacgacaggaggaggttaagtttacatttaatgtcggcaaatgtgataagatattcgatgaattactaaaaaatggtaacattaaaattgattatatcgttccacctgccgacaaactaaagcgtcgcgcatactgcaagtggcac contains these protein-coding regions:
- the LOC100285328 gene encoding UBP26 isoform X5, translating into MSRPNTRNKSKRPRSDESINPSAAVFKKIHSAGDISKDDICQLYMVWKPPCHGCHGNTKDSPNCFCGLIPAANGVRKTGLWQKMQEMVRGLGPNPSKDLRDSTDTPAGLTNLGATCYANSILQCLYMNIAFRSGIFSLELDVLEKHPVLDQLARLFAQLHSSKMLFIDSAPFIKTLELDNGVQQDSHEFLTLFLSLLEQSLSHSKVPGARTIVQNLFCGSVSHVTRCSSCGKESAASSKMEDFYELELNIKGLNNLEESLNEYFSEEALDGENQYFCESCQKRVDATRCIKLRSLPPVVNFQLKRYVFLPKTTTKKKISSTFSFPGQLDLGKRLSEPSSSCTYALSAILIHKGTGANSGHYVAHIKDESNGQWWEFDDETVSKLGLHPFGEKPGKASNKDDQKSQNTSTEGSVTNNNNNGHHEAAPSSTMGEMFSSTDAYMLMYKCITKDVNPTESNKIVEINNDLLPHHLLDEINELNASYTKLCVEYQSKKDSHLAYITERRQEVKSVLTEAPAGPGDDSYFWISTDWLRQWADNITPPSSIDNGAIQCEHGKVPASKVTSMKRLSSVAWQKLHSKYGGGPILNSDDFCMECLKDGAKSAVSADVYRERRASLKTLAEAALAGNCPDGPSYFISKTWLTHWLRRKNADIPSDGDNGPTSALRCCHGDFLPEHAPGAKRVSVPEILWLFLYQTVHEKKADDTVTFPSDSHPCETCSRELSDVASVEVNLRAVKLKQRQNHEKLISGKSFALHPGQKYYLVPSSWLSEWRAYITATGKNISSLPEPQTLEAVARSLICEKHSRLLQRPLDLVLKRGSIIQKASNTDGLTIIPEYDWKLFSEEWSATPGKGISAEIAFSKSSQDKLHGSSEAVPITDGNLGQSLDDTNDDLGAREPYIRTDPEVCEECIGERESCALVEKLNYQNEDIHVYFVHGKEAPKSIKEASKAVTVPDRRTSKRSRRTSSGNSISLKIVKENQMLHKGSVEIEDDFATLADKSIFPGDFLWVRDSEIYENRDIADEISEQKDDMLQAEEGFRGTLLTSTVSAQLCQDIAFSE
- the LOC100285328 gene encoding UBP26 isoform X7; the protein is MFNHHPLRCSSCGKESAASSKMEDFYELELNIKGLNNLEESLNEYFSEEALDGENQYFCESCQKRVDATRCIKLRSLPPVVNFQLKRYVFLPKTTTKKKISSTFSFPGQLDLGKRLSEPSSSCTYALSAILIHKGTGANSGHYVAHIKDESNGQWWEFDDETVSKLGLHPFGEKPGKASNKDDQKSQNTSTEGSVTNNNNNGHHEAAPSSTMGEMFSSTDAYMLMYKCITKDVNPTESNKIVEINNDLLPHHLLDEINELNASYTKLCVEYQSKKDSHLAYITERRQEVKSVLTEAPAGPGDDSYFWISTDWLRQWADNITPPSSIDNGAIQCEHGKVPASKVTSMKRLSSVAWQKLHSKYGGGPILNSDDFCMECLKDGAKSAVSADVYRERRASLKTLAEAALAGNCPDGPSYFISKTWLTHWLRRKNADIPSDGDNGPTSALRCCHGDFLPEHAPGAKRVSVPEILWLFLYQTVHEKKADDTVTFPSDSHPCETCSRELSDVASVEVNLRAVKLKQRQNHEKLISGKSFALHPGQKYYLVPSSWLSEWRAYITATGKNISSLPEPQTLEAVARSLICEKHSRLLQRPLDLVLKRGSIIQKASNTDGLTIIPEYDWKLFSEEWSATPGKGISAEIAFSKSSQDKLHGSSEAVPITDGNLGQSLDDTNDDLGAREPYIRTDPEVCEECIGERESCALVEKLNYQNEDIHVYFVHGKEAPKSIKEASKAVTVPDRRTSKRSRRTSSGNSISLKVSGSTSVYQLKLMIWESLGIVKENQMLHKGSVEIEDDFATLADKSIFPGDFLWVRDSEIYENRDIADEISEQKDDMLQAEEGFRGTLLTSTVSAQLCQDIAFSE
- the LOC100285328 gene encoding UBP26 isoform X6, which translates into the protein MFNHHPLRCSSCGKESAASSKMEDFYELELNIKGLNNLEESLNEYFSEEALDGENQYFCESCQKRVDATRCIKLRSLPPVVNFQLKRYVFLPKTTTKKKISSTFSFPGQLDLGKRLSEPSSSCTYALSAILIHKGTGANSGHYVAHIKDESNGQWWEFDDETVSKLGLHPFGEKPGKASNKDDQKSQNTSTEGSVTNNNNNGHHEAAPSSTMGEMFSSTDAYMLMYKCITKDVNPTESNKIVEINNDLLPHHLLDEINELNASYTKLCVEYQSKKDSHLAYITERRQEVKSVLTEAPAGPGDDSYFWISTDWLRQWADNITPPSSIDNGAIQCEHGKVPASKVTSMKRLSSVAWQKLHSKYGGGPILNSDDFCMECLKDGAKSAVSADVYRERRASLKTLAEAALAGNCPDGPSYFISKTWLTHWLRRKNADIPSDGDNGPTSALRCCHGDFLPEHAPGAKRVSVPEILWLFLYQTVHEKKADDTVTFPSDSHPCETCSRELSDVASVEVNLRAVKLKQRQNHEKLISGKSFALHPGQKYYLVPSSWLSEWRAYITATGKNISSLPEPQTLEAVARSLICEKHSRLLQRPLDLVLKRGSIIQKASNTDGLTIIPEYDWKLFSEEWSATPGKGISAEIAFSKSSQDKLHGSSEAVPITDGNLGQSLDDTNDDLGAREPYIRTDPEVCEECIGERESCALVEKLNYQNEDIHVYFVHGKEAPKSIKEASKAVTVPDRRTSKRSRRTSSGNSISLKVSGSTSVYQLKLMIWESLGVCTRGITKIIVKENQMLHKGSVEIEDDFATLADKSIFPGDFLWVRDSEIYENRDIADEISEQKDDMLQAEEGFRGTLLTSTVSAQLCQDIAFSE
- the LOC100285328 gene encoding UBP26 isoform X1; amino-acid sequence: MSRPNTRNKSKRPRSDESINPSAAVFKKIHSAGDISKDDICQLYMVWKPPCHGCHGNTKDSPNCFCGLIPAANGVRKTGLWQKMQEMVRGLGPNPSKDLRDSTDTPAGLTNLGATCYANSILQCLYMNIAFRSGIFSLELDVLEKHPVLDQLARLFAQLHSSKMLFIDSAPFIKTLELDNGVQQDSHEFLTLFLSLLEQSLSHSKVPGARTIVQNLFCGSVSHVTRCSSCGKESAASSKMEDFYELELNIKGLNNLEESLNEYFSEEALDGENQYFCESCQKRVDATRCIKLRSLPPVVNFQLKRYVFLPKTTTKKKISSTFSFPGQLDLGKRLSEPSSSCTYALSAILIHKGTGANSGHYVAHIKDESNGQWWEFDDETVSKLGLHPFGEKPGKASNKDDQKSQNTSTEGSVTNNNNNGHHEAAPSSTMGEMFSSTDAYMLMYKCITKDVNPTESNKIVEINNDLLPHHLLDEINELNASYTKLCVEYQSKKDSHLAYITERRQEVKSVLTEAPAGPGDDSYFWISTDWLRQWADNITPPSSIDNGAIQCEHGKVPASKVTSMKRLSSVAWQKLHSKYGGGPILNSDDFCMECLKDGAKSAVSADVYRERRASLKTLAEAALAGNCPDGPSYFISKTWLTHWLRRKNADIPSDGDNGPTSALRCCHGDFLPEHAPGAKRVSVPEILWLFLYQTVHEKKADDTVTFPSDSHPCETCSRELSDVASVEVNLRAVKLKQRQNHEKLISGKSFALHPGQKYYLVPSSWLSEWRAYITATGKNISSLPEPQTLEAVARSLICEKHSRLLQRPLDLVLKRGSIIQKASNTDGLTIIPEYDWKLFSEEWSATPGKGISAEIAFSKSSQDKLHGSSEAVPITDGNLGQSLDDTNDDLGAREPYIRTDPEVCEECIGERESCALVEKLNYQNEDIHVYFVHGKEAPKSIKEASKAVTVPDRRTSKRSRRTSSGNSISLKVSGSTSVYQLKLMIWESLGVCTRGITKIIVKENQMLHKGSVEIEDDFATLADKSIFPGDFLWVRDSEIYENRDIADEISEQKDDMLQAEEGFRGTLLTSTVSAQLCQDIAFSE
- the LOC100285328 gene encoding UBP26 isoform X2 — its product is MSRPNTRNKSKRPRSDESINPSAAVFKKIHSAGDISKDDICQLYMVWKPPCHGCHGNTKDSPNCFCGLIPAANGVRKTGLWQKMQEMVRGLGPNPSKDLRDSTDTPAGLTNLGATCYANSILQCLYMNIAFRSGIFSLELDVLEKHPVLDQLARLFAQLHSSKMLFIDSAPFIKTLELDNGVQQDSHEFLTLFLSLLEQSLSHSKVPGARTIVQNLFCGSVSHVTRCSSCGKESAASSKMEDFYELELNIKGLNNLEESLNEYFSEEALDGENQYFCESCQKRVDATRCIKLRSLPPVVNFQLKRYVFLPKTTTKKKISSTFSFPGQLDLGKRLSEPSSSCTYALSAILIHKGTGANSGHYVAHIKDESNGQWWEFDDETVSKLGLHPFGEKPGKASNKDDQKSQNTSTEGSVTNNNNNGHHEAAPSSTMGEMFSSTDAYMLMYKCITKDVNPTESNKIVEINNDLLPHHLLDEINELNASYTKLCVEYQSKKDSHLAYITERRQEVKSVLTEAPAGPGDDSYFWISTDWLRQWADNITPPSSIDNGAIQCEHGKVPASKVTSMKRLSSVAWQKLHSKYGGGPILNSDDFCMECLKDGAKSAVSADVYRERRASLKTLAEAALAGNCPDGPSYFISKTWLTHWLRRKNADIPSDGDNGPTSALRCCHGDFLPEHAPGAKRVSVPEILWLFLYQTVHEKKADDTVTFPSDSHPCETCSRELSDVASVEVNLRAVKLKQRQNHEKLISGKSFALHPGQKYYLVPSSWLSEWRAYITATGKNISSLPEPQTLEAVARSLICEKHSRLLQRPLDLVLKRGSIIQKASNTDGLTIIPEYDWKLFSEEWSATPGKGISAEIAFSKSSQDKLHGSSEAVPITDGNLGQSLDDTNDDLGAREPYIRTDPEVCEECIGERESCALVEKLNYQNEDIHVYFVHGKEAPKSIKEASKAVTVPDRRTSKRSRRTSSGNSISLKVSGSTSVYQLKLMIWESLGIVKENQMLHKGSVEIEDDFATLADKSIFPGDFLWVRDSEIYENRDIADEISEQKDDMLQAEEGFRGTLLTSTVSAQLCQDIAFSE